A stretch of DNA from Bactrocera neohumeralis isolate Rockhampton chromosome 6, APGP_CSIRO_Bneo_wtdbg2-racon-allhic-juicebox.fasta_v2, whole genome shotgun sequence:
TAGCGTTTGCAACATGCCACGTTCCACGTTATAACGGGACGCTACTACATGTATAGGTGTAAGATttaaaatatccaccaaaatcaacACCTTATAAAGGCGATTTAATTTCACTTCTAACGGTCCTTGAACCGATAAGGTTTTTGCCATTTTAACAGCAATCGCTTCGGTGAAACCGAGTAGATGGCAGAGTGATTGTGTGGTTTCATCCAATAACATATATGCGCGATAAAGGATATTAGTGTCGGTTTGGAATAATTCATCACCTtttgtatttgaattaaaactCACAACGAGATACAACAAGTGCGCATAGTTAGTTagtattaattgtttttgtgcTAATTTTAACTCGGCATGTATGGCATAGGTCCGTTGGTAGTCAATGCCGGCTTTAAAGGCCGCACGACCAATATTTGTCAGCTGGAACCGTGTAGATTTACTAATGAAAAGCCGACGATGCTCTTGTGATGTACGGTTGGCTGGATTTTTTATATCCTGTGTGGTAAGTATGTTCGATGTATTACGTTGCAAAGCTGCCGCCGGTGAGCATAATTCCAAAACTTTATGCTTGAACATTTCACGTATTAGTTGGAGCACCATTTGTTCGGTGGAAAGTTGTAGTTGAGACGCTTGTACAGCTAGCAAAGTGCTGCCTACTAGACGATACAAATCCGAACGACAGGCGGCAATTTCCAAACCGATCGCACTCAACACCAAGCTCTGTACGAATGTCgatttttatataagtaaaatatcaatttttctaattaataaataaaatttgcacaTACTTGCAATCCAATACAGTTTTCATAGTCCAAAGATGTGATGGCCTTATCCATTGGTGAAAATAACATTTCGCCAACACGTACATTGTCACGGCTAGTTGCGATTAGAAAACTTTCACCAGCTTCGCCCATGCCGGCGCGGCCAGCGCGTCCGACCATTTGTTTATAGCGACAGAGTGTCATAAACTCTGCTCCCACATAAGGTGCACGTATTATAACACGTTTTGCGGGCAGATTAACACCAGCCGCCAAAGTCGAGGTGCAACAGATGACACTTAAGACGCCAAAACGATAGGCAGTCTCTATGAATTTCCTTTCATCCATTATCAGACCGGAGTGATGATAGGCTATGCCATAAGGTATAGTCTTAGCTAAAACATCACCAAGCACGCCACACACCTTATCCAGTGCATCCATAAGATCCTGCTTTTCACGTTTGCGGTGTTGCAAAAACTTTCTACATAAATTGAAATGTgttagaaattatatttatttttaaataaataaaatactttggtAAAATACGGCTCAACAGCAAAGCAACATTTTCACAGTTTTTACGCGACGGACAGAATATAAGCACGCAATGTTCGGGTGCACATTCTGCCACCAATCCAGCCAAGTGATCTGGATCACAACGTGCCATAGATTCACTatactaaatattgaaaaataatagtgAAATTACAATCACATGTTCTCTATAAATATCTAATGCTAGCTTACTTTATAATCAACGCTTCGATTGTAAACAAATACTTCTTCCAACGTTTTGCCTGCTGAGTTTATCGCCAATATATCATTGCCACATTTTATATATTCTCTTAATTCCACAGGCCGAAAACTTCGTGTATATACATCTGCTTTTAAGAAGGTGGAAACCTCGGTTAAATTTCCAATTGTTGCACTCATTCCAACAATTTGTATATTAACTGTAGCGAAtaaaaccatatatgtatataaatacgcCTGcaattataaaacatattggaaaAGTACTTACCATCTATAAACATAATTTTGGTAAGCAGAGCCTCTAATGTCGCTCCTCGTCCTTTTTCCCCTATTAGATGCAATTCGTCGACCACTACCAAACCAATTTCATCAGCGCGCTGTGCCTCGATTAAACTGTCCATCAAAACGGCACCCTTTTCAATAGAcgctataaatatacatttacgTTTTTTCCGTTTCATTGGTGGACATTTTCCCTTGCCGGCGGTATACTCATCCACAATAAAGTTCATGGCTATAGCAAATGGGGACATTGCACTGACctaaatcgaaatatttaattattttcatgtcaataatatataaattacgtATTCGTGCTCAACCTTTTCTTGTACTATGGATACGTAGGGTAATATGAATAGCACATCCTTTTCGCGGCATAAGACCTCTCGTAGCATTAATATTTCAGCAACTAGTGTTTTACCACCACTTGTTGGCAAAGCGTATATTAGGTTTTTGCGCATATGAATGGCTGGTAAATTTAAGCATTCTTCTTGCCATTCTTTAATATGTAATTAGTTTATTATTCACATAATTTTGTaatatggaaaacaaaaattactaacCATATAAGTTTTGTATACCCTTATGTGCGAATATCATTTGTTTCACTCTGTCCGGTAATCCAAAAAAATCTCCTTTATtaggaaaattattttcaagtttatcAGAGAATACTTGGGAGTCCCAGTCCAGGCGTGAAAGATTCGTCAGAACAGTCGCATTTGCGAAATCATTGTTTACCATGTATTGGCTTGCAGGAATAATAGTATTTGTTGTTTCTTCAGTATTTATTTTGCGTTTAATTGGCGGTAGTGCATGTGGCACCTTGAATATTGCAACGTCATTTAAAAATCTTTGGGAATTTTGTACACTTTCGGTATCAACCATCAAATCAGTGAAGACTTCATTTTCTTCATCTTTCGTCAAAtcttcaattttaatatttgcaaaaaatgtatcatcTATCTTTAACTGTCTTTGACTTTCATCAATATGTTCGCTATGCAAATTAATCGTATTAAATATGCTATCATCTACATGAAAGTTGTTACTATTATCTGTGTTTATTAAGGTAGCATTTCTCACCGGTGGTTCATTTGTACCTGAATGCTCATTAGGGCTACCGAAAAGCTCAAGCGGAGTTTCATTAAGCAAATTTTCCACCGCGGAAACG
This window harbors:
- the LOC126761299 gene encoding helicase POLQ-like; protein product: MSKNARKVKWGSPELTTKRKCLNTNFKNNVHQTENLFVSDEEEDSFFTVSKLNSAKNYKDVSNVLENESNSVLQTLENDTSLFCAQLTMDINRESTLLAVQRNSSFQNNDFKEDTFLSKSVLDKVMSNCKESMQPENETCRLFSNTTTDNLTVSAVENLLNETPLELFGSPNEHSGTNEPPVRNATLINTDNSNNFHVDDSIFNTINLHSEHIDESQRQLKIDDTFFANIKIEDLTKDEENEVFTDLMVDTESVQNSQRFLNDVAIFKVPHALPPIKRKINTEETTNTIIPASQYMVNNDFANATVLTNLSRLDWDSQVFSDKLENNFPNKGDFFGLPDRVKQMIFAHKGIQNLYEWQEECLNLPAIHMRKNLIYALPTSGGKTLVAEILMLREVLCREKDVLFILPYVSIVQEKVSAMSPFAIAMNFIVDEYTAGKGKCPPMKRKKRKCIFIASIEKGAVLMDSLIEAQRADEIGLVVVDELHLIGEKGRGATLEALLTKIMFIDVNIQIVGMSATIGNLTEVSTFLKADVYTRSFRPVELREYIKCGNDILAINSAGKTLEEVFVYNRSVDYKYSESMARCDPDHLAGLVAECAPEHCVLIFCPSRKNCENVALLLSRILPKKFLQHRKREKQDLMDALDKVCGVLGDVLAKTIPYGIAYHHSGLIMDERKFIETAYRFGVLSVICCTSTLAAGVNLPAKRVIIRAPYVGAEFMTLCRYKQMVGRAGRAGMGEAGESFLIATSRDNVRVGEMLFSPMDKAITSLDYENCIGLQSLVLSAIGLEIAACRSDLYRLVGSTLLAVQASQLQLSTEQMVLQLIREMFKHKVLELCSPAAALQRNTSNILTTQDIKNPANRTSQEHRRLFISKSTRFQLTNIGRAAFKAGIDYQRTYAIHAELKLAQKQLILTNYAHLLYLVVSFNSNTKGDELFQTDTNILYRAYMLLDETTQSLCHLLGFTEAIAVKMAKTLSVQGPLEVKLNRLYKVLILVDILNLTPIHVVASRYNVERGMLQTLINQSAAGASAIVRLCEQLDDFWCYKALFERILVKLDRCGTMELEPLLDLPAVKINRAKQLYNAGFKTVEDIAKCKPIDLVRSVEHMPMKIAKEIISAAKIILMKKLDYLEEEAEALKVCLQ